The DNA window AGTTAGATATCTTGTAGAATTACTGGTCGTTACACTGGTGGCTGGAAAAAACATCCAGCCCAGTGGACAACTACTGACAACTGTAAAACATTACTGGATGATCCTGCAAAACATTACTGGATGATGCCGCAAACAAACTATCACCACCTTTTattattagatttgattttactACCTTAATGGAGAATTGACAATCCACTGCACACTTTTGTTCTGTGTTTCTTTAAAAGTATGGAGGAGATTGATTTGGCTTGTCAAGATGCTGTCAATGGGGTACCATCAAGAAGGCCAGTTATCGAAATGACAATTCCTTCTGTATTGGACAAAACTATTTCTCCTCCTGGTACATGAAACTTTGTTTTTGATGCAACTTAATCTGTTGTAATTTCCTGTATTGGACAACACCATTGGAATGTTACCCTCTCTTTGCAGGTAAGCATGTGATCAACTTGTTTGTCCAATACACACCCTATAAGCCATCAGATGGAAGCTGGGGAGATTCTGCTTATAGAGTAagttaaattgttgaaattttagcCTCTACTTCCAAGGTTGGGAACTTTAACATTCCTGTGACCTTATAATTGGTCCCCCTGTGCCTACTATCTAGGCTGAGGCTCTTAGTGTTGACCAGAAGATctcgtttttcttcttttacaatGTCAGCTAGTAGTTATTACAGTCTTAAGTTTTATACGTGATAATGCTTCTCATTTCTTATGCTACATGTGATTCTCACTTCCATCGAGTAAAAGGTGCAAGTTTCATCTTTTGAACtctgaaaaaaaatgatctgcTTTATAGGAATCATTTGCACAAAAATGTTTTAGCTTGATTGAGGAATATGCCCCTGGGTTCAGCTCATCAATCATTGGCTATGACATGTTGACTCCACCAGATCTTGAAAGGGAAATTGGTCTTACAGGTACCTTTTCGGCACCAATTATCTGCTTTTGGATTTTAGACAGGTCATTTCGTAACAATGAATGAGACAAGGAACACAGGCACGAAGTTACCGCCATTAGATAATTAGAATTAGGTCCTCGTAGTACACGCACAACTTCaaagatgatttgtttttaactgAACTCCAGATTCTCCAGGTTCTTACCAAGCTACAAAATTTCCTGATACTTGAATGGTTTCTTACAGGAGGGAATATATTCCACGGTGCTATGGGATTGGATTCCCTTTTCCTCATGCGACCAGTGAAAGGATGGTAACTCTAACAAGTGGATTTTTAAAGAGTAACAAATACGATGttgttgctaaaaaaaataaaaaaaatcatgcatggtattctaaacaaaatattttttcttgaccaTACAGGTCGAGCTATAGGACTCCTCTCCAAGGGCTGTATTTGTGTGGAAGCGGAACCCATCCAGGGGGTGGTGTGATGGGCGCACCTGGACGCAATGCTGCACATGTCGTTCTTCAAGATGTTGAAAAACGTTGAACCGATTCTCTTGTAGTGTGTTTGggattttcaaaaattttgatttttttttatttaaaataatttttttttatgttttcatatcgttttgatacgtagatattaaaaataattttaaaaaattaaaaaaaaattattttaacatatttataaataaaaaaatactttaaattgtTATCGCTATCACCTTCTCAATCTCAAATATAGATGATCATCATATAAAAgaacttttgtttcttgatgattgatctgttttctttctcttatttccttaaaatacccttaaaataaCTTTATCCTTGGAATTGTTTCATAGCCTAGACAACAAGCTCATAAAGCAGCTTCGCAATTAAGATCTGTGGCTCTTCCTGAATCAACAGTTAAAGTAGGGGTTCCCCCGGCTATTCCAAGGCCTATTTCAATGCAAGAATGTTCGGAAATCACAAACGGGGAATATCATAGAACAAACAGCAGCAATATAAAGATTTTCCGATGGCTAGCCTTGAGCATCCAATTTTTACTGAATTAGTTAGCGACAAATCTAGATTATAGAATCTAAATCTCTGTTTAGCATTGAAAGAATTGCCAGTGCATCAAACTCCGTTTACTGCATGAGCTTGCATCAAAACTGTTTGACTGCCATAACATTTTGAAGAGTCCATCGATCGTTATTCCAACATTGTTCTAGATAATGTATTACCGGCTCCGCCAACCAGAAACTGTTTTGGGGACTAATGAGATGGAATTTGAGGCTGCTTCTGACCTGCATCAATTTAGATATAATCCATTAACTCATCATCGCCATGGACAATAACAGTACACACatgagggagggagggaaggaggactttgatatttcttcaacaGCTCTCATAACTTCTGTAGAACTTGTTTCCAACACTTGACCTCCAGAAATTATCTCATCTATAATAGCATGGAGCtgcaaaagaaagatgaaagctTAGTTTCAATGGAAAATATTTGCATCTATACTACTGGCAAATCGAACATTAAGAACTTCAGGTTATATGATCAAGTGAAAACTCCTAAAAAAATAGTCAACTGATTCGATGTTGGAGATTTCCACAAGCAATTGGCAATAAAATCTCTGAAATGCATGCCCTCCTATCCTGTGGGTCGTcaaataaatatacaataatGTCGGTTGAgtaattttctttattctatTTAGAAGTTGAAAACCTAAATCCCAAAGCACTATCGGCGTAACAAAAAAgctaagaagaaatgggggatCCACATACCTTGCTGTAATTGAACACAATGTCAAGCTCGCATACATTCCTGAAGCACTTGTCCAATGTTTCTACAAAAACTGAAAGGCAGGAGGGTTTACATaagcaaaaaacacaaaaggaaTGTtagcaataaaataaaggaagcACTTATATTTGTGACAAGAACACGACCAATAAGCTTAATCTTTTGTCCTTCATAATGCAGGTTAAAAGGATACCAGAAGCTATCAACAATCTAAAAAGGTCCTAAAAGTTGTCAACTGTACCGTTTCAAGTGCTAAATGAACATCCTCTTGGtgattatataagaaaaaatccacTTCAAATGACAATAAATCTTCAGACCATAAACCGTAAAGCCGCCAACCAAATGAACAAAAAATGCAGTTAAATCAGTTGATGGTTTTTGATACATTGAAACATCCAGTTTTCCTCAAGTGGTTTTGCCTCTATCAAACAATTATCGATACCAAAGTTCAATTCTGTACAATTCCAATGCCATTCAGCCCGCCTCCTTGCATCTTTCTCGCAGCTAAATCATTGGTTCATTCAATACTCCAAAATTCTCAAAATCCATCAGCCTCTCTACCATCCACCTTCCACTTGATAACAGCTAGCAATAAATCATTATGCAATAATCCATTTTTGTCATATCATTCAATCATGGTTAGTAAAGGTAGTAGTACCTTGTATGAGATCAAGCATCGCAAGCTCGTTCTCAGAACTATCAAACACAAAGACAAAGTACAATGTTGCATAATGTTTGTACACAAGACGACTATCCTGCCCACATAGAACAGAAAAATCATAGAAATCCCCAAATGAAAAGACAACCAACcgcaatcaaatcaaatcaaaattcagaaatgaaacaaaataagaaaatttaccGGGCCGAAGATTGAATCAACCTCCATGAAATTGCTAACTTTCTCAGCTCTAGTACATAACACTATGgcacataaaaatcaaaacccagaaTCAGAAATGACACGATCATCAACagaagagcaaaaaaaaaaagtgatcagATCAATCTCAACCTCCAAATACACCGCGTATAAGCTCTTGCTGCTTCTCTACAGTCTGACAtcatcaaagaaacaaaattttaataatttgttcgTGAATCTTTATGAAAGAAAGTTCGTTAAAGAGAGAAATTGTTACCAAAAAATCGTAGAATTTGGTAAGGCGAGGTTTGCCTTGGGTGTTAATCACCAGCACCGCTTTTATCATGCTTGCTTTCTCAATATCTTGTGCCTCTTGATGATTCCTAGTCCCTGTGTTTCCAGCTTTTGGGTTCTCTTCTCTCGCTCCCTGTTAGCTGTATGTATcttatgttattatttatgtCTCCTTCAGTCCTTCTCGAATGGAAGTTTGCTATTAGATCCGAGGTGGATCTGGTTCAAGTCCAAGGCCTAGGTCCATAGTCAGGTAGACCGACTCAGGTGACACtcagattaatttaatttttaaaaaaagatttaaatccctattgttttcattaaaaaaaataaaaattaatgggtttttACTAGCCCAACACAAGCTAGATTTTGAATCaataagttattgggttgatttATTGGACCGGATCTTATAagaattgttttattcaatCCTGTCCCTAgagattttactatttatacTTGCTATCAGCATCGAGCAAGGACTAAAGTATAAATAGTTATGGGAATGCACCAGTATTTTGCTGCTGCTGAGTTGATGCAGCTAAGAGAGACCTCGCCAGCTCGAGCTCCCGGTCTTTATCTGACAAGGCCTTCTTAAGTTCTTTCACCTCcttcaaaatatatagcaaatatattttcaatactaATAATTTAGGTCTTCTTTGAAGttgtattaataattatttttcaaaatgttttttaatcgaaaatatataaaaataatatttttttattttttaaaattaatataaaaaataattaaaaaaattaaaaattttataaaacacgACAAGTAACTACAATATCATAAGAAAACTTTGGTGCAATGCCTATctactaaaaagaaaaattgagattCTTCGTCCAATTAAACAATAACACATGGCATTCAACAAACTattagaatttttctttttcattttcttctcaagAACGGAATCTCAGAAGGGGACTGATTTGATGTAATTTAGAGTTAGAAATTTGATTTGTCACATGCAAAAAGTAGAGTTTACCGAAAATGTAAAGAAACTATACAATGATGTTTTAGCTATGTAGTAGATCTTTgttgaaagttaaaaaatttattttaaataaaaaaattatatatataggttttttaacatatttttgtagttaaaattttttaaatgaaaatcaaaaaatttatacatacatacaatcaaataaataaagaattgtgtgtgttaataaataaaaaaaaaccataaacaataactaaaaataaaaatgaaaaaattgagaaacagatgtaaatcaagatatttaatcttgttaGCCAGGATATTTACCCAGTAGTATTTGCTAAAATTGTTtcttcaaataatttctttattaaatcaaacaataataaaaataaagacacaagttaaattgattgaacaaaataaaagggtaaaaaacattatacaaggctgcacatattagaaatattatccgaaaataattttttttattttcaaaaataaaattcatctatgtaaaagataaaaataaatcatagatcaataagaaaaaatctttaaaatttaaatgtataacaaaaaataactatcatttaaaagaggttttctaaataaaataaaaagaagaagggggtattaatctaaatataaaaaaagaattagacacaaaaaccatataaaaagcattaatttaaaaaataattagaaaaaaaataatttagaaaaagagCAAAGATCAGGCGTTGTGGGGCTAGGTTTGCACGCCTGGCCCATTGCGTCAAGGCCGGCGCGACTaggcccttttttttatttacaactaGGGCAGCATCCgccccaattttttttatataaaaaaatcagacaaCACCTCATCTAATTTGCTCATATTCTGGCTATTGTGGTGACCGTAAAATCATAGCTTATGttatttttacctaaaaacctatttttaacccaaaacactTTAGGAACCGCGATAAACCTATCAATGGCCTTAAAACATTTAGAAAACcatttcaaaaaccaaaatcaacccaaaaccaaaaaacaaccGAGCTCAGATCTGTTTTTTCAcgaactttaaaggtaaaaaaacatctaatatgaACTCTCTTTTAAATGGAATCATTTGAcacaaaattgattattttggtGGTCTAAATCGGTGTCAacgatatttttctctctctaccactGAAATTCAATGACCTTTCTCTATCCTTTCTGAACCAAGGActataaatataacaaaaattaacttttgtactaaaattgaatttgaaaaaaaataaccaaaatcatataatttgtgttatttttaaagttaaaggaCCAAAATATATCTTTCTTAAAACTTCTAGCACGTCATTCATATTTAatgccttttaattttgatctttattctttcaattcTATCATTGCCTAAAAATCCAAATAAGTTAGACTTCAACGATGatcaaatcatctaaaaaaaaactttaaaaatcaaaatgaattttttaaaaataaacaggatcatctataatattttgtGAGGGGATAAACAATGTTGGCAGCACAGTTTCACCCACACGTTTTTaagtaatattaattagataATGCCCGTTACCAAAATGGCATTCTTTtctcgaaaaaaaaataatcagaggTACTTTTGTATGATCCTTTTAAGTTAAATGCgatccaaataaaattattttattaataaaatggaaaaaacgaAATGAGGACATTCAAATGGAATTTTCAAAATAGTGAACTGAgaaaaaatgtataaataaaaataatctggtttattaattttaggaatACTTACCACCGTCAAATTCCAACAACTAAGAACTTGGACGTCTTCAAATCGGAAGTATTCATATTGTTCGCTGAAACCAAAATGTAGCATAAGAAAGCTGACATGAGTGAGTAGCTCTCCACCTCTCCTCAGTTGCTGAGCATGTTCTTTTCTTGGA is part of the Populus trichocarpa isolate Nisqually-1 chromosome 7, P.trichocarpa_v4.1, whole genome shotgun sequence genome and encodes:
- the LOC7473178 gene encoding AP-3 complex subunit sigma, coding for MIKAVLVINTQGKPRLTKFYDFLTVEKQQELIRGVFGVLCTRAEKVSNFMEVDSIFGPDSRLVYKHYATLYFVFVFDSSENELAMLDLIQVFVETLDKCFRNVCELDIVFNYSKLHAIIDEIISGGQVLETSSTEVMRAVEEISKSEAASNSISLVPKTVSGWRSR